One stretch of Actinacidiphila sp. DG2A-62 DNA includes these proteins:
- the aceB gene encoding malate synthase A yields the protein MSASAPAPAAVSASAPPVPRGEEVLTPQALAFLGELHRRFAPRRAELLELRRARRAEIARTATLDFLPDTAHIRDGDWRVADAPAALEDRRVEITGPTDRKMTINALNSGARVWLADFEDASAPTWENVVGGQLNLIDAYERRIDFTSPEGKAYALRPADELATVVVRPRGWHLDERHLTVDGEPVPGGLVDFGLYFFHNARRLLDAGQGPYFYLPKTESHLEARLWNEVFVFAQDYVGVPRGSVRATVLIETITAAYEMEEILYELRDHASGLNAGRWDYLFSIVKNFRDGGARFVLPDRNAVTMTAPFMRAYTELLVRTCHKRGAHAIGGMAAFIPSRRDPEVNRAAFEKVKADKDREAGDGFDGSWVAHPDLVPIARASFDAVLGDRPHQKDRLREDVHVTAAQLIDVASLEAKPTFEGLRNAVQVGIRYIEAWLRGHGAVAIFNLMEDAATAEISRSQIWQWVNAGVVFEEAGAAVKATPELVRQVAADELVAIRDEIGEDAFAAGRWAQAHDLLVRTALDASYVDFLTLPAYEQLEG from the coding sequence ATGTCCGCAAGCGCCCCCGCCCCCGCGGCCGTCTCCGCGAGCGCCCCGCCCGTCCCCCGCGGCGAGGAGGTGCTGACCCCGCAGGCGCTGGCCTTCCTCGGCGAGCTGCACCGCCGGTTCGCGCCGCGCCGGGCCGAGCTGCTGGAGCTGCGCCGCGCCCGCCGCGCGGAGATCGCCCGCACCGCGACGCTGGACTTCCTCCCGGACACCGCGCACATCCGCGACGGCGACTGGCGGGTGGCGGACGCGCCGGCCGCGCTGGAGGACCGCCGGGTGGAGATCACCGGCCCCACCGACCGCAAGATGACGATCAACGCGCTCAACTCCGGGGCCCGCGTCTGGCTCGCGGACTTCGAGGACGCCTCCGCGCCCACCTGGGAGAACGTCGTCGGCGGGCAGCTGAACCTGATCGACGCCTACGAGCGGCGGATCGACTTCACCTCCCCCGAGGGCAAGGCGTACGCGCTGCGCCCGGCGGACGAGCTGGCGACGGTGGTGGTGCGGCCGCGCGGCTGGCACCTGGACGAGCGCCACCTGACCGTGGACGGCGAGCCGGTGCCCGGCGGACTGGTCGACTTCGGGCTGTACTTCTTCCACAACGCGCGGCGGCTGCTCGACGCCGGCCAGGGCCCGTACTTCTACCTGCCCAAGACCGAGTCGCACCTCGAAGCCCGGCTGTGGAACGAGGTGTTCGTCTTCGCGCAGGACTACGTGGGCGTGCCGCGCGGCAGCGTGCGCGCCACCGTGCTGATCGAGACGATCACCGCCGCGTACGAGATGGAGGAGATCCTCTACGAGCTACGCGACCACGCCTCGGGCCTGAACGCCGGCCGCTGGGACTACCTCTTCTCGATCGTGAAGAACTTCCGCGACGGCGGCGCCCGCTTCGTGCTGCCGGACCGCAACGCGGTGACGATGACGGCCCCGTTCATGCGCGCCTACACCGAACTGCTGGTCCGCACCTGCCACAAGCGCGGCGCGCACGCGATCGGCGGCATGGCCGCGTTCATCCCGTCCCGGCGCGACCCGGAGGTCAACCGGGCGGCGTTCGAGAAGGTGAAGGCGGACAAGGACCGCGAGGCCGGCGACGGTTTCGACGGCTCGTGGGTGGCGCACCCGGACCTGGTGCCGATCGCGCGGGCGTCGTTCGACGCGGTGCTGGGCGACCGGCCGCACCAGAAGGACCGGCTGCGCGAGGACGTCCACGTCACCGCGGCCCAACTCATCGACGTGGCCTCGCTGGAGGCGAAGCCGACCTTCGAGGGCCTGCGCAACGCGGTGCAGGTGGGCATCCGCTACATCGAGGCGTGGCTGCGCGGGCACGGCGCGGTGGCCATCTTCAACCTGATGGAGGACGCGGCCACCGCCGAGATCTCCCGCTCGCAGATCTGGCAGTGGGTGAACGCCGGGGTGGTCTTCGAGGAGGCCGGCGCGGCCGTCAAGGCCACGCCGGAGCTGGTCCGGCAGGTCGCCGCCGACGAACTGGTGGCGATCCGCGACGAGATCGGCGAGGACGCCTTCGCGGCCGGCAGGTGGGCGCAGGCGCACGACCTGCTGGTGCGCACCGCGCTGGACGCCTCCTACGTGGACTTCCTGACGCTGCCGGCGTACGAGCAGCTGGAGGGCTGA
- a CDS encoding serine/threonine-protein kinase, with the protein MVPPAAHGEPAPGPAGASLAAAEPLVPQPAASAAPSAADAAAAGGLDADAEGPAVVAGHRVGPRVYDGGLGPAHLAHAPGGEPVALTLVRAAAAAREGFAAGFHRDAQAAGQVRGAALVRVLGSGREGERYWLAAAYEPVRTLAGAGPLPTRTVLRLVSGIAEALRVLHHAGVVHGDLRPAHVLLAAEGPRLKEYGLAGVPGFAPEAGEGPAFLTPEQAAGQPPVPASDVFALGQIAAYAAIGVPPFGEDPGAARTRVRQEEPDLNELPGELREIVTRCLIKDPALRPSLAQVTTMCAQAAPPGAPATPWLPPHLLHPPTPRFPPGAPGVSGPTAAPASAAPPAPAGVSGPAAPASPAPAFPPAPGAQSPAAVTPAPAATPAAASAPTAQRPAQATGSAPPPVAGSPQTVSEAAARQPGQPQDSAAAALPPPAAWSGLQVFRGPKFAAPLGVPAPEAPAGGPGPGVAPQAPAPAQAAGDGGVPGTLPGPPGQPGPPGPPGPPGQPSHPGHPGQPGWHWRPPVHLPVHLPARRRRGAGAALAAVVVVGAAGVALAVGSSDGGGGKEFGAAPQSSPTATATASSPPAATSPPTSPSGGGATTSPLPVGDRYEGIRLAAGTSLVLQESPPAVRPGPYGGSFGFTERGDAFATDARHGTLAVLDPSTPPTLASCVASAAGAPAAGRPAAGTALVPRGTVTAGSRICVHSVDGTVALVTLRRLPMPGDPAPYATLDVTVWPVADRSAEGDQ; encoded by the coding sequence GTGGTTCCGCCCGCGGCCCACGGGGAGCCCGCACCAGGGCCCGCCGGAGCCTCGCTCGCGGCCGCCGAGCCGCTCGTGCCGCAGCCCGCGGCGTCGGCGGCTCCCTCCGCAGCCGACGCCGCCGCGGCGGGCGGGCTCGACGCCGACGCCGAAGGGCCCGCCGTGGTGGCCGGACACCGGGTCGGGCCGCGGGTGTACGACGGCGGCCTCGGGCCAGCGCATCTCGCGCACGCCCCCGGCGGGGAGCCGGTCGCACTGACGCTGGTACGGGCCGCCGCGGCCGCGCGGGAAGGGTTTGCCGCGGGCTTCCACCGGGACGCGCAGGCCGCGGGCCAGGTGCGCGGCGCGGCGCTGGTCCGGGTGCTCGGCAGCGGCCGGGAGGGCGAGCGCTACTGGCTCGCCGCGGCGTACGAGCCGGTGCGGACGCTGGCCGGCGCGGGGCCGCTGCCCACGCGGACGGTGCTGCGGCTGGTCTCCGGCATCGCTGAGGCGCTGCGCGTGCTGCACCACGCCGGCGTCGTGCACGGCGACCTGCGGCCCGCGCACGTGCTGCTCGCGGCGGAGGGGCCGCGGCTGAAGGAGTACGGCCTCGCGGGCGTCCCCGGCTTCGCGCCGGAGGCCGGCGAGGGGCCGGCGTTCCTGACGCCGGAGCAGGCCGCGGGGCAGCCGCCCGTCCCCGCGTCGGACGTCTTCGCGCTCGGGCAGATCGCCGCGTACGCCGCGATAGGGGTTCCGCCGTTCGGCGAGGACCCGGGCGCGGCGCGGACCCGGGTCCGGCAGGAGGAGCCCGACCTCAACGAACTCCCGGGCGAGCTGCGGGAGATCGTCACCCGCTGTCTGATCAAGGACCCGGCGCTGCGGCCGTCCCTGGCCCAGGTCACCACGATGTGCGCGCAGGCCGCGCCCCCGGGCGCCCCCGCGACGCCCTGGCTCCCCCCACACCTCCTGCACCCGCCCACACCACGCTTCCCGCCCGGCGCGCCCGGCGTGTCCGGGCCCACGGCCGCCCCCGCGTCGGCCGCGCCCCCCGCGCCTGCCGGGGTCTCCGGTCCGGCGGCCCCCGCGTCGCCCGCGCCGGCGTTTCCGCCCGCGCCGGGGGCCCAGTCCCCCGCAGCGGTGACTCCCGCGCCCGCGGCGACCCCCGCAGCGGCCTCCGCGCCCACCGCTCAGCGGCCCGCGCAGGCCACCGGGAGTGCGCCGCCCCCGGTCGCCGGGAGCCCGCAGACGGTCTCCGAGGCCGCCGCGCGGCAGCCCGGGCAGCCGCAGGACTCCGCGGCCGCGGCGCTGCCGCCCCCGGCCGCCTGGTCCGGCCTCCAGGTCTTCAGGGGCCCGAAGTTCGCCGCACCCCTGGGCGTCCCCGCGCCCGAGGCGCCCGCCGGCGGTCCGGGCCCGGGCGTCGCTCCGCAGGCCCCCGCGCCCGCGCAAGCCGCCGGCGACGGCGGCGTACCCGGAACGCTGCCAGGACCTCCGGGGCAGCCGGGACCTCCGGGGCCTCCGGGGCCCCCGGGTCAGCCGAGCCATCCCGGCCATCCCGGCCAGCCGGGGTGGCACTGGCGGCCTCCCGTGCACCTGCCGGTGCACTTGCCCGCGCGTCGGCGGCGCGGAGCCGGCGCCGCGCTCGCCGCGGTCGTCGTCGTGGGCGCGGCGGGCGTCGCGCTGGCCGTCGGGAGCTCGGACGGCGGCGGAGGCAAGGAGTTCGGCGCCGCGCCCCAGTCGTCGCCCACCGCGACCGCGACCGCGTCCTCGCCTCCCGCGGCGACCTCGCCTCCCACCTCGCCGTCCGGCGGCGGCGCGACCACCTCGCCGCTGCCCGTGGGCGACCGTTACGAGGGGATCCGGCTGGCCGCGGGCACCTCGCTGGTGCTCCAGGAGTCGCCGCCCGCGGTCCGTCCCGGGCCGTACGGCGGATCGTTCGGCTTCACCGAGCGCGGCGACGCGTTCGCCACGGACGCGCGGCACGGCACCCTGGCCGTGCTGGACCCGTCGACGCCGCCGACGCTCGCCTCGTGCGTCGCGAGCGCGGCCGGCGCCCCGGCCGCCGGCCGCCCGGCCGCCGGTACCGCGCTGGTGCCGCGCGGCACGGTGACCGCCGGCAGCCGGATCTGTGTGCACTCCGTCGACGGGACCGTCGCGCTGGTCACGCTGCGCCGGCTGCCGATGCCCGGCGACCCGGCGCCGTACGCGACGCTCGACGTGACGGTGTGGCCGGTCGCCGACCGCAGCGCCGAGGGCGACCAGTAG
- a CDS encoding DUF5955 family protein: MGETYVLDDDRSGASVRPEADDAAVAVQRAVDRLRHELAAYRPLLPDRAVAEDELDALAAQAATVAASGAPPDTERVHHSLLLVAAALGSVSALTEPLGDVRQAVEALAQPH; this comes from the coding sequence GTGGGGGAGACGTACGTGCTGGACGACGACCGCAGTGGCGCTTCCGTGCGCCCGGAGGCGGACGACGCGGCTGTTGCCGTGCAGCGGGCGGTGGACCGCCTGCGGCACGAACTCGCCGCGTACCGACCGCTGTTACCGGACCGTGCGGTCGCCGAGGACGAACTCGACGCGCTCGCGGCGCAGGCCGCGACCGTGGCGGCGAGCGGCGCGCCCCCGGACACCGAGCGGGTGCACCACTCGCTGCTCCTGGTCGCCGCCGCGCTCGGCTCGGTCAGCGCGCTGACCGAGCCGCTGGGCGACGTCCGCCAGGCCGTCGAAGCGCTGGCCCAGCCCCACTGA
- a CDS encoding IclR family transcriptional regulator, whose protein sequence is MTADRAGGVQSLERAFDLLERMADQGGEVGLSELAAGSGLPLPTIHRLMRTLVACGYVRQQANRRYALGPRLIRLGESASRLLGAWARPYLAELVEATGETANMALLDGDEAVYVAQVPSRHSMRMFTEVGRRVLPHSTGVGKALLAALPPGEVRALLARTGMPAATDRTITEPDVLLAELARVRERGYAVDDSEQEIGVRCLAVPVPDAPTAAAISISGPAGRVTDTATDKIVPVLREVAHRLAAALSSSGETPGA, encoded by the coding sequence GTGACCGCTGACCGCGCCGGGGGCGTGCAGTCCCTGGAGAGGGCCTTCGACCTGCTGGAGCGGATGGCCGACCAGGGCGGCGAGGTCGGTCTGAGCGAGCTGGCGGCCGGCAGCGGGCTGCCGCTGCCCACCATCCACCGGCTGATGCGCACGCTGGTCGCCTGCGGCTACGTCCGCCAGCAGGCCAACCGCCGCTACGCGCTCGGACCCCGGCTGATCCGGCTCGGCGAGAGCGCGTCGCGGCTGCTGGGCGCCTGGGCGCGGCCGTATCTGGCGGAGCTGGTGGAGGCCACCGGCGAGACCGCGAACATGGCGCTGCTCGACGGGGACGAGGCGGTGTACGTCGCGCAGGTGCCCTCGCGGCACTCGATGCGGATGTTCACCGAGGTCGGCCGGCGGGTGCTGCCGCACTCCACGGGCGTCGGCAAGGCACTGCTGGCCGCGCTGCCGCCCGGCGAGGTGCGGGCGCTGCTCGCACGCACCGGAATGCCCGCGGCGACCGACCGCACGATCACCGAACCGGACGTCCTGCTGGCGGAGTTGGCCCGCGTCCGGGAGCGCGGTTACGCCGTCGACGACAGCGAGCAGGAGATCGGCGTCCGCTGTCTCGCGGTCCCCGTCCCGGACGCGCCGACCGCCGCGGCGATCTCCATCTCCGGCCCCGCGGGCCGCGTCACGGACACCGCGACCGACAAGATCGTCCCGGTGCTGCGCGAGGTGGCCCACCGGTTGGCCGCGGCGCTCAGCAGCAGCGGGGAGACGCCGGGGGCGTGA
- the allB gene encoding allantoinase AllB, whose product MPRSDDGEEAAPERLLRSTRVVTPDGERPAAVHVRGGVIAAVLPHDAPAPPGALLTDLGDHALLPGLVDTHVHVNDPGRAEWEGFATATAAAAAGGVTTLIDMPLNSIPPTTSTAHLEVKRAAARGRVHVDTGFWGGAVPGNTADLRPLHDAGVFGFKCFLLHSGVDEFPPLGPAALAEAMAEIARFDGLLIVHAEDPVLIGNAPQRSGPKYADFLASRPAAAEDTAIAGLIALAGQTGARVHVLHLSSASAVPLIADARARGVRLTAETCPHFLTLTAEEVPDGATEFKCCPPIREAANQDALWRALAGGVIDCVVSDHSPSTIELKARDTGDFAAAWGGISSLQLGLPAVWTQARRRGHTLSDVAAWMSAGPARLAGLAAKGAIEPGRDADLAVFAPEETFTVDPAGLHHRNPVTAYAGRTLHGVVKAAYVRGAPVVRDGRLTARTREKPAGRLIGRPTGGSSR is encoded by the coding sequence CTGCCCCGCTCCGACGACGGCGAGGAGGCCGCCCCCGAGCGGCTGCTGCGCTCCACCCGCGTGGTGACCCCGGACGGCGAGCGGCCGGCCGCCGTCCACGTCCGCGGCGGCGTGATCGCCGCGGTGCTGCCGCACGACGCCCCGGCGCCGCCCGGCGCGCTGCTCACCGACCTCGGCGACCACGCGCTGCTGCCCGGCCTGGTCGACACCCACGTGCACGTCAACGACCCGGGCCGGGCCGAGTGGGAGGGCTTCGCGACCGCCACCGCGGCCGCCGCGGCCGGCGGCGTCACCACGCTGATCGACATGCCGCTCAACAGCATCCCGCCCACCACCTCGACCGCCCACCTGGAGGTCAAACGCGCCGCCGCCCGCGGCCGGGTGCACGTCGACACCGGCTTCTGGGGCGGCGCGGTGCCCGGCAACACCGCCGATCTGCGGCCGCTGCACGACGCCGGCGTCTTCGGCTTCAAGTGCTTCCTGCTGCACTCGGGCGTGGACGAGTTCCCGCCGCTCGGCCCGGCCGCGCTCGCCGAGGCGATGGCCGAGATCGCCCGCTTCGACGGCCTGCTGATCGTGCACGCCGAGGACCCGGTGCTGATCGGGAACGCCCCGCAGCGGTCCGGCCCGAAGTACGCCGACTTCCTCGCCTCGCGGCCGGCCGCCGCCGAGGACACCGCGATCGCCGGACTGATCGCGCTGGCCGGCCAGACGGGCGCCCGCGTGCACGTGCTGCACCTGTCCTCGGCGAGCGCGGTGCCGCTGATCGCGGACGCCAGGGCCCGCGGGGTGCGGCTGACCGCCGAGACCTGCCCGCACTTCCTGACCCTGACCGCCGAGGAAGTCCCGGACGGTGCCACGGAGTTCAAGTGCTGCCCGCCGATCCGCGAGGCGGCCAACCAGGACGCGCTGTGGCGGGCGCTGGCCGGCGGCGTCATCGACTGCGTGGTCTCCGACCACTCGCCGTCCACGATCGAACTCAAGGCCCGGGACACCGGCGACTTCGCCGCCGCGTGGGGCGGCATCTCCTCGCTGCAACTGGGGCTCCCCGCGGTGTGGACGCAGGCCCGCCGGCGCGGCCACACCCTGTCGGACGTGGCGGCCTGGATGTCCGCCGGCCCCGCCCGGCTGGCCGGGCTCGCCGCCAAGGGCGCCATCGAACCCGGCCGCGACGCCGACCTCGCGGTGTTCGCCCCCGAGGAGACCTTCACCGTCGACCCGGCCGGGCTGCACCACCGCAACCCCGTCACCGCCTACGCCGGACGCACCCTGCACGGCGTGGTCAAGGCCGCCTACGTC